In Streptomyces sp. NBC_01408, one DNA window encodes the following:
- the typA gene encoding translational GTPase TypA, which translates to MPTRHDIRNVAIVAHVDHGKTTIVDAMLKQAGAFAAHQHLDDRMMDSNDLEREKGITILAKNTAVKYHPKDGGAPITINIIDTPGHADFGGEVERGLSMVDAVVLLVDASEGPLPQTRFVLRKALQAKMPVILCINKTDRPDSRIDEVVNETYDLFLDLDADEDQIEFPIVYACGRDGVASLTKPEDGTVPADSTNLEPFFSTILEHVPAPVYDEEAPLQAHVTNLDADNFLGRIALVRVEQGELRKGQTVAWIKRDGSISNVRITELMMTEALTRKPAEVAGPGDICAVAGFPEIMIGETLADPENPIALPLISVDEPAISMTIGTNTSPMVGRGGSGKGADAKSAVKDRKVTARQVKDRLDRELVGNVSLRVLDTERPDAWEVQGRGELALAILVEQMRREGFELTIGKPQVVTQEVDGKVHEPVERMTIDVPEEHMGAVTQLMGVRKGRMDNMSNHGSGWVRMEFVVPSRGLIGFRTEFLTGTRGTGIAHSIHEGHEPWFGPLVTRNNGSLVADRAGSVTPFAMINLQERGVLFTDPGTEVYEGMIVGENSRSDDMDVNITKEKKLTNMRAASADNTENVVPPRKLSLEQSLEFCRDDECVEVTPEAVRIRKVVLDQKDRSRTASRAKSGK; encoded by the coding sequence GTGCCCACGCGCCACGACATCCGTAACGTCGCCATCGTCGCCCACGTCGACCATGGCAAGACGACCATCGTCGATGCCATGCTCAAGCAGGCCGGTGCCTTCGCCGCCCACCAGCACCTCGACGACCGCATGATGGACTCGAACGACCTGGAGCGTGAGAAGGGCATCACGATCCTCGCCAAGAACACGGCGGTGAAGTACCACCCCAAGGACGGCGGGGCGCCCATCACGATCAACATCATCGACACCCCCGGCCACGCCGACTTCGGTGGTGAGGTCGAGCGCGGTCTGTCGATGGTGGACGCCGTCGTCCTGCTGGTGGACGCCTCCGAGGGTCCGCTGCCCCAGACCCGCTTCGTCCTGCGCAAGGCCCTGCAGGCGAAGATGCCGGTCATCCTCTGCATCAACAAGACCGACCGCCCGGACTCCCGGATCGACGAGGTCGTCAACGAGACGTACGACCTCTTCCTGGACCTGGACGCGGACGAGGACCAGATCGAGTTCCCGATCGTCTACGCCTGTGGCCGTGACGGCGTGGCTTCGCTGACCAAGCCCGAGGACGGCACCGTCCCGGCGGACAGCACCAACCTGGAGCCGTTCTTCTCCACCATCCTGGAGCACGTCCCGGCCCCGGTGTACGACGAGGAGGCCCCCCTCCAGGCCCACGTCACCAACCTGGACGCCGACAACTTCCTCGGCCGCATCGCGCTGGTCCGTGTCGAGCAGGGCGAGCTGCGCAAGGGCCAGACCGTCGCGTGGATCAAGCGTGACGGCTCCATCTCGAACGTCCGCATCACCGAGCTGATGATGACCGAGGCGCTCACCCGCAAGCCGGCCGAGGTGGCGGGCCCGGGTGACATCTGCGCGGTCGCCGGTTTCCCCGAGATCATGATCGGCGAGACGCTGGCCGACCCGGAGAACCCGATCGCGCTTCCGCTGATCTCGGTGGACGAGCCGGCCATCTCCATGACCATCGGTACGAACACCTCCCCGATGGTCGGCCGCGGCGGCAGCGGCAAGGGCGCGGACGCCAAGTCCGCGGTCAAGGACCGCAAGGTCACCGCCCGCCAGGTCAAGGACCGTCTGGACCGCGAGCTGGTCGGTAACGTCTCGCTCCGCGTCCTCGACACCGAGCGTCCCGACGCCTGGGAGGTCCAGGGCCGCGGTGAGCTCGCGCTCGCCATCCTGGTCGAGCAGATGCGCCGCGAGGGCTTCGAGCTGACCATCGGCAAGCCGCAGGTCGTCACCCAGGAGGTCGACGGCAAGGTCCACGAGCCCGTCGAGCGCATGACGATCGACGTCCCCGAGGAGCACATGGGCGCGGTCACGCAGCTCATGGGCGTCCGCAAGGGCCGCATGGACAACATGTCGAACCACGGCTCCGGCTGGGTCCGCATGGAGTTCGTCGTCCCGTCCCGCGGTCTCATCGGCTTCCGTACGGAGTTCCTCACGGGCACGCGCGGCACCGGCATCGCCCACTCGATCCACGAGGGCCACGAGCCGTGGTTCGGCCCGCTGGTGACCCGTAACAACGGTTCCCTGGTCGCCGACCGCGCCGGCTCGGTCACGCCGTTCGCGATGATCAACCTCCAGGAGCGCGGCGTCCTGTTCACCGACCCCGGCACCGAGGTGTACGAGGGCATGATCGTCGGCGAGAACTCGCGCTCCGACGACATGGACGTGAACATCACCAAGGAGAAGAAGCTCACCAACATGCGTGCGGCTTCCGCGGACAACACCGAGAACGTGGTGCCGCCCCGCAAGCTCTCCCTGGAGCAGTCCCTCGAGTTCTGCCGCGACGACGAGTGCGTCGAGGTGACCCCGGAGGCCGTCCGCATCCGCAAGGTCGTCCTGGACCAGAAGGACCGCTCGCGCACCGCGTCGCGCGCCAAGTCCGGGAAGTAG